The window CCGCGAACATCGGGGGCAATGGCTCTTTCTCATCGGTGTCGATCCCCTGGTCCGCAAGGGAGAACTCTATCGGGACCGACCCGGTCAGCGGACCTCCGACAGGGTAGTGCTGGAGAACGTTTCCCGCAATACGCTGGAAAATGCCCTCTACGCCCGCGAACTGATCGTCGGGAAGCGGATAACCTCGATCCGGCTCATCACCTCCCGCTATCACATGAAGCGGGCGACCCTCTTCTTCCGTGCCGTTCTTCCCCGTGATGTGGCCATCTACCCGCACCCGGTCGACAGCCGCAACCTGGTCACTGCGTGGTGGAGCCACAGCGGCAGTTTCCGGCTCCTTTTCAGCGAGTTCTACAAATATACCCTGTTCCGGCTCTTCTTCCTGATCGCTCCAGCGGAACTGCGGCCTTCTCCGGCTCTGCAGTCGCTCCCCGCTGGCGACTAGGCGTCTTTTTCCTCGATCCGCGGGAAAAGCGGTTCCGCCTTGACGATCTTCGTCCCTGCCGCAAGTTTTCCCCAGACCAGTCCCGCTTCGTCCGGTTCCCCCTCCCAGCCGAGGTAGCAGAGCGCCTTGCGCGCCGTGCGAGCCATGAAGGGGGTGAGCAGGAAATAGACCAGACGCTGGACCTCCGCCAGGCAGTACATGACCGTTGCCAGTCGCTCCTGCAGCGCCGGGTCTTTTGCCAGGGTCCAGGGGGCGGTTTCGTCGATGTACTTGTTGCCGGCCGAGATCACTTCCCAGATGGACTGGAGCGCCTTGCTGAAGGCAAGATCCTCGAGATGGCCGTCCACCTGTGCAACCATCGTCTCGGCCTTGGCGCGGAAGGCCAGGTCGACCTCCTGGAGCGGGCCGGGCGTCGGGAGGACGCCGTCGAAATACTTGACGATCATGGCTGTGCTGCGATTGAGGAGGTTCCCCAGGTCATTGGCCAGATCCGAGTTGATCCGGTGGACCAGTGCGCTGTGGGAAAAGTCGCCGTCCAGCCCGAAGGGGACTTCCCGCAACAGGAAGTAGCGGATGGCATCCACGCCGTACCGGTCGACGAGCGAGTTGGGCTCGACCACGTTCTGCAGGCTCTTGCTCATTTTCTGGCCTTCCACGGTCCACCAGCCATGGGCAAAGACCTTTTTCGGCAGCGGCAGCCCGGCCGCCATCAGGAAAGTCGGCCAGTAGACGGAATGAAAACGCAGGATGTCCTTGCCGATGAGATGGACATCCACCGGCCAGTAGGTGCCGAAATTACCCTGTTCATCCGGGTAGCCCAGCGCCGTTATGTAGTTGGTCAGGGCGTCGAACCAGACGTAGATCACGTGCCGCTCGTTGCCCGGGACCGGGATCCCCCAGTTGAAGCTGGTGCGGGAAACGGAGAGATCGCGCAGCCCCTCCTTGATGAAAGAGATGATCTCGTTCCGTTTCGATTTTGGCTGGATGAAGTCCGGGTTGGCCTCGATGTGCGCCAGGAGCTGCTCCTGGTACTTGCTCATCCTGAAGAAGTACGACTCTTCCTTCAGTTTTTCCACCGGCCGGTTGCAGTCGGGGCACTTGTTGTCGATGAGCTGGGTCTCGGTCCAGAAGGTCTCGCAGGGGGTGCAGTACCAGTCTTCATATTCCCCGAGGAAAATGTCTCCCTTTTCCAGGATGTGGGAAAAGATGTGGCTTACCCCCTCCTTGTGCCGCTCCTGGGTGGTGCGGATAAAGTCGGAGTAGGAGATGTCGAGCTTTTCCCATAACGCCTGGAATCGCTTCACCACCCGGTCGGCGAGTTCGAGAGGTGTTTCGCCGGAGGCGAGGGCCGCCTTTTCCACCTTTTGCCCATGTTCGTCGCTGCCGGTGAGGAAAAAGACGTCGAACCCCTTGAGCCGCTTGTAGCGGGCCAGAACATCGGCTGCCAACGTCGTGTAGGCATGGCCGATGTGAGGAACGTCGTTGACGTAGTAGATGGGCGTGCTCACATAAAAGGTGCGGTTCATGACTTCTCCTTGCCGGCAGGGGGTGTGTCGGTCCGTTCCTTGTCCCGATCCTTGTCTTTGTCCCGATCTTTCCGCTTGTCCCGGCGGGGTTTGTTCCCCCCGGACCCTCCCTCTGACTTCTGCTCGTGCCTCGGTTTCTCTTGCTCCTTGGGGAGTTTCTTGGGCTTCTCCACGATGGAGTCAGGCTGGACCTCGTCGCTGCGGATCAGGACCTGGCGGTCGTCGTCGGTCTTGAGGGTGAAGGAACCATCCAGGATGTCCACCTTGACCACTTCGCCTTCGACCGCTCCGCACTGGATGCGCTTGCCGCACTTGGGAAGCCCCTTCTTGAGGGCGCAGTAGGTCTCGAATTCGTAGCCCAGGCAGCAGAGCAGACGGCCGCACTGCCCGGAAATCTTGTTCGGGTTGAGAGCCAGATTCTGTTCCTTGGCCATCTTGACCGATACCGGGGCAAAATCGCGCAGGAAGCTGGAACAGCAGAGTTCGCGGCCGCAGATGCCGATTCCGCCCACCATCTTTGCCTCGTCGCGGACCCCGATCTGGCGCATCTCGATCCGGGTGTGGAACTGGTGGGCAAGATCCTTGACCAGCTCGCGGAAGTCGATCCTGCCGTCGGCGGTGAAATAGAAGATCGCCTTGCTGCCGTCAAAGAGGTATTCCACCTTGACCAGTTTCATTTCCATGGAACGCTCAGAGATCTTGGCTTGGCAGAAGGAATATGCCTCTGCTTCCCTGGTTCGGTTCCGTTCAAGGGTGGCCAGATCTTCGGCCTGGGCCTGGCGGATGATCCGCTTGATCCCTTCCGGGATATCCTTGCCTTCATATGCGATGGGGGGGACCACCACCGTTGCGATGCTCTTTCCCCGTTCGGTTTCAACGATCACCTTGTCTCCGGCCTTGAGGTCGAAGTCGCCGGCATTGAAGTCATAGAGCTTCCCGGCGGTGGTGAATTGTATTTTCACGATTTTCAAATAGTGCTCCTTTTGTGGTGAATCAGGCTACCAGTCTCATCAGCAGGGTATCAAGCGCCAGCCGGGTGTTCACGTTACGCTGCAGCGCCTGGCGCGCTGCAGCGACATGGCCGATGGACGCCATCACCTTGGTGGTGGGTTGTCGTGCCGCCTCGCGGCGGGTGAGTTCCAAAAGGTCCAGGTTGATGACGTGATCGCTGCCGGCCTGGACGATCAGGACATCGCGCAGAAAGGCGGTCAGGAGGTCCAGCAGCGTCTGGACTTCTTCCTTGTCCGCGGAGAGCTGCTCGGAAAAGGCAAAGAGCGGGCCGATCTCCTGCAGGGAAAGGGAGAACAGCTGCTCGATCTGCTCCGAGCGACCGCCCAACGCCTCGACGGAGCAGAGCTCGAGCGCCTTGCCCAGGCTTCCTGCCGCCAGAGATGCGGCAAGGCGGGCAGTCTCGGTCTCGATCCCCCTGGCAACGAGTGTCGTAGCCACTGTTTCTTCGGCAAGCGCCGTGAAGTGGACGGCTTGACAGCGCGAACGGATGGTCTGCAGCACTCCGTCGGGGTTTGCACTGAGCAGGATCAGGAGAGCGTTGCCCGGCGGCTCTTCCAGTGTCTTGAGCAGGGCATTGCCCGCTGCCTGGTGAAACCGGTCTGCATCGTCGATGATGCACACCTTGCACGGAGCTTCGAAGGGGCGTAACGACAGCTCGCGCTGCAGCGCCCGCACCTGGTCTATCTTGATGAAGGCACCGTCAGGTTCGAGCAGGTGCAGGTCGGGATGCTGCAGGGCAGCTACCTTGCGGCAGCTCGGGCAGTTCCCGCAGCCGTCGGTCCCGTTGCAGAACACCGCTTCCACCAGTGCCAGCGCGGTCGTGCGCTTGCCGCATCCCTCGGGTCCGTCGAACAGGTAGGCGTGTGCGGTTCTCTTTGCCGCAAGGGTGCGGCGAAGGATGCCGATGATGCGCTCGTGCCCGGCGATGGCGGAAAATGGCATCGCCTAGTTTCCTGCGAGCCGGTTCAGCACGGTGGCCGTGACGGCCACGTTGACCGAATCGACAGTGCCGTCTGCAGGGAGAACACACAGGCGTTCCGGTTCCTGGCGGGCAATCTCCAGATATCCGTTTCTGACGCGCTGATGGAATGCCAGCGATTCGAGTTCGAACCGTTCTTCCTTGATGCCGTGGGCGTTGACCGGCGTGGTGGCGCGACCCAGTCCGATCTCGACCGGGCAGTCGAGCAGGATGGTCAGATTCGGTTTGATGCCGGTCGTGGCGAGCACGTTGAGATCGTTGACCAGCTTGAGGTCCAGACCCCGCGCATAACCTTGATAGGCGAGGGTGGCGTCGGTGAACCGGTCGCACAAGACTACCTGGCCGGCGGCCAGTGCCGGGGCGATGACCTCGGCAATATGTTGGGCTCGGGCCGCAGCGTAAAGCAGGAGTTCCGCCAGCGGGGTCATGGCCCGGTTGCCGCCGTCCAGGAGGATGCTGCGGATCTGGTCGGCAATGGGGCATCCCCCCGGTTCCCTGGTGACACGGACCGAGTGTCCCTGGTTCTCCAGCTCAGTTGCCAGACGTTTGATCTGGGTGGTCTTGCCGCACCCCTCGATCCCCTCAAATGTTATGAACCAGCCCATGCCGCCCCTTTACGTCGGTGAATAGTGCATTATAGGAGAGGAATGGCGATTAATCAAGAACGAATTCCGTTTAAACGTCCATATCTATTGATAAAATTAGCTGCTTTCGGTATAGTGGTTGATCCCGTTGCTGCTGCAATCAGGCGGCATTGGCTAGAGAATCCCATGCAATCAGGTGAACCGGACATCCTGGACTCTCTCGAAGAGAGGATCGGCTACCGCTTCAGGGAGCGTCGTCTCCTGGTGGAGGCGTTTACCCATCGCTCCTTTCTGAACGAGGCGAGCGACAAGACCCTCGTGGACAACGAGCGGCTGGAGTTTTTCGGTGATACGGTACTCTCCCTGTTCATGAGCCACCGTCTGCTGCTGGATTTCCCGGCGAGCAGGGAAGGTGAGCTGTCGAAGCTGCGGGCCTCCCTGGTGGGTGAGGCGAGTCTCGCTCTCATGGCGGAGGAGCTGGGGCTCGGCTCCTGTCTGCGGCTTGGCCGGGGGGAGGAACAGAGCGGCGGCAGGGAGAAGCGTTCTCTCCTGGCA of the Geobacter sp. genome contains:
- the metG gene encoding methionine--tRNA ligase, producing MNRTFYVSTPIYYVNDVPHIGHAYTTLAADVLARYKRLKGFDVFFLTGSDEHGQKVEKAALASGETPLELADRVVKRFQALWEKLDISYSDFIRTTQERHKEGVSHIFSHILEKGDIFLGEYEDWYCTPCETFWTETQLIDNKCPDCNRPVEKLKEESYFFRMSKYQEQLLAHIEANPDFIQPKSKRNEIISFIKEGLRDLSVSRTSFNWGIPVPGNERHVIYVWFDALTNYITALGYPDEQGNFGTYWPVDVHLIGKDILRFHSVYWPTFLMAAGLPLPKKVFAHGWWTVEGQKMSKSLQNVVEPNSLVDRYGVDAIRYFLLREVPFGLDGDFSHSALVHRINSDLANDLGNLLNRSTAMIVKYFDGVLPTPGPLQEVDLAFRAKAETMVAQVDGHLEDLAFSKALQSIWEVISAGNKYIDETAPWTLAKDPALQERLATVMYCLAEVQRLVYFLLTPFMARTARKALCYLGWEGEPDEAGLVWGKLAAGTKIVKAEPLFPRIEEKDA
- the holB gene encoding DNA polymerase III subunit delta', which encodes MPFSAIAGHERIIGILRRTLAAKRTAHAYLFDGPEGCGKRTTALALVEAVFCNGTDGCGNCPSCRKVAALQHPDLHLLEPDGAFIKIDQVRALQRELSLRPFEAPCKVCIIDDADRFHQAAGNALLKTLEEPPGNALLILLSANPDGVLQTIRSRCQAVHFTALAEETVATTLVARGIETETARLAASLAAGSLGKALELCSVEALGGRSEQIEQLFSLSLQEIGPLFAFSEQLSADKEEVQTLLDLLTAFLRDVLIVQAGSDHVINLDLLELTRREAARQPTTKVMASIGHVAAARQALQRNVNTRLALDTLLMRLVA
- a CDS encoding YdcF family protein: MIRLIALIKGLFFVLTIGLVVVAVLFVDFAYKTFSLKSRDVNTDAIVVLAGGLGRVDEGIRLYREHRGQWLFLIGVDPLVRKGELYRDRPGQRTSDRVVLENVSRNTLENALYARELIVGKRITSIRLITSRYHMKRATLFFRAVLPRDVAIYPHPVDSRNLVTAWWSHSGSFRLLFSEFYKYTLFRLFFLIAPAELRPSPALQSLPAGD
- the rnc gene encoding ribonuclease III, with protein sequence MQSGEPDILDSLEERIGYRFRERRLLVEAFTHRSFLNEASDKTLVDNERLEFFGDTVLSLFMSHRLLLDFPASREGELSKLRASLVGEASLALMAEELGLGSCLRLGRGEEQSGGREKRSLLADAYEALLGALYLDGGAAAAKALIERQYARMAERTDPFDPGRDSKTAFQEASQALRGQVPRYVVLAASGPDHDRTFTVAAFLGEERMGEGSGRSKKEAEQEAARHGLARLRSEKG
- a CDS encoding dTMP kinase is translated as MGWFITFEGIEGCGKTTQIKRLATELENQGHSVRVTREPGGCPIADQIRSILLDGGNRAMTPLAELLLYAAARAQHIAEVIAPALAAGQVVLCDRFTDATLAYQGYARGLDLKLVNDLNVLATTGIKPNLTILLDCPVEIGLGRATTPVNAHGIKEERFELESLAFHQRVRNGYLEIARQEPERLCVLPADGTVDSVNVAVTATVLNRLAGN